The nucleotide window ggaaaattaataacaatttagtATTAACTTCTGATATCcagataaatatacattttacccAATTTTACagttttgaatttattaattgaagTGGTTTTTTTGGTCATTTTGGGGCCATCAGTTCAGCCACTAGTCCCAGGCAGGAGCAACCCCGTCGGAACCGTGGGAGTGATTCTAATCATGATTGAATCATCATCCTGAAACATCATATGACCTTTTAATAGGGTAGAACGTCAGTTCACCTCTACTAAATGACAAATTAACAACTCCAATACCACGACTATATATGCGAGCACACGTATGAACTGTATGAGAATTGAAGTAAGTAAGCgacaacgaaaaaaatatacaatgaaatgaaagaaCGACAAAAttagacaaaacaacaacaatcaacacaaacatacaagaACGCATAGATAAGACGACGTGCCTATCGTTGACGTATAACATAACCGAAACTCAGATAGCTGGAAGAAGCTGAAGAAAATTTGTTGGTGCTTAGGATTAGTATGCGCACATGGCAACTAGTGCTACTATTTCTCGCTTGACTCACATCATCTTTCGATTACACGCTATTCAACACGTGGTGTCTGTTTTTTCGAAGTGTTTGAATTTGTATATGATTACTTAAacagtttgttgttgctgcctgaTACGATTTCATAATTCTTAACCTACTTAGCTattgaaaaacttaaaactgaaaatgtgaaataaatcaaaaaagtatTTCCCATACCGGGAATCGAACCCGGGCCTTCTGGGTGAAAGCCAGATATCCTAGCCACTAGACCATATGGGATATATTAAAATCAGTGCTAAAACGCTTATACGAATACAAAACACTGACGCAGCAAACTGTAACATAGTGTAGTTTATAtcataagtatttttgtatgcatacgtatgtaagtatgtatatacgatatatatataattagtatTAATACTATGCAGCTGCCAATCATTCCACggaaaaaatcttaatttttcgaaaaagtttatatgtattttattaatttaatataagaaGTATAGGTTCGGAATTAATAAAGTTTCTTAGGTACATTAATCAATCGGCCGGTTTCTATGCAAAACTAATAATCGAACTTTTGCAGAAAACCGTGCGCGAAAGAAATAAACAACATTGCAtattaaaattctttataacTAAATCAATAAGTTTCTAAACAGCCAACTATGTGCGGTTGTCAATTTCTAATGCTTTGGATGACTGTTTCCAACCATGTGCCACAAGCACTTTGAAATTCCAGGCCAGCATCCAGCtttgaagaatatattttcttacgAACCAAAACAAGTGTCGTCACTCGACTGACTGACCGAGTCCATATGTTGTTTACATATCCTTACAAGCAACAAAAGTCACAAAGTGTATATACCACCAACAATTGCTAACCCACAGCATGCGTTGGTGTAGATATATTTATCTAAAACATTGTATTTATCCTTTAAATGCAGCCTTAATCGTCCACTGGTGCCTGTTTAGAGTGAGTAGGACGCAGTGCTTTACTAATAAAAAGTACAACTACTAAGCAAGCAAGTACCAAACGAGCGTGTACATAGAATGACATGACAAGCATACAAAAGAGGTCATTGATGTTATGCTGACAATTTGAGATGACAATCAATGCAATGGGGTTAGTGAAGTAAGAGCGGAGCGACGTGCTTGTGCTGAAGGATTGTGTTGAGTGCCGTCCACTGACCAGCTGCTAAGGGGCATCATTGACCAGCAGTGAAAAAGTTGGAGCAACAACTGCTGTTGTTGATGGACGACAAGCAAAGTaagtttgttatattaaaaatgtatgtatgcacatttgtatggtttattgttttatttgccaGGATATGAAGCAAAGGATTGTTTGAAGTACGTAGGCAGCACTCCTTTTAGTTGGTCAACAATTGCTTATGGGTTTTTTCAACATGTTGTGTTTGTACGCAATTTACGCAGTTTTGCTTGTTGCTCTAGGCGTCACTGTGGTGCAGTTCCTATGTCTTTTACATTCGAATCGTTGCACTTAACTTGCTTTTTGCTTGTTTATTGAATCTCATGTTTTCTTCAGTTGTATTTAAATTAGTTGCCTATTTAgttgtaaatatatagaaaattaagGTATCCTCTTCGCTCCCGAATACGCTTTTGTTATTGAAATAAAGATCTATTGTACGTAGAAACTCGGATTGTGATAGAGTGTGTATTTCTATAAGGTATATCTAAAGCATTCCAAAATATCACATTTCATAGACTTGACACTGTATAGGCTTTAGGAAGAATTCCATTAGATTAAGTTTACTACGAACTCTATTTACTTTAGACTCTGTTAATCTGAAAAATAGCAGAATATGTATTATAATTCCGAGAAAACTTTATATTAAGCACATTTAAtatctgtatttatttatgtaaaaataaagataatgttttcaacataattaatttttttactttttcctttAACAATACTCAAGAACTTAAAGTTTAATGGCAAAGCGAAAGCAATAGTGGTGTTTATTCTGCTAAGAATACGCTAAATCACCTGGGAAAATACCCCAAACATGAGATCTTCTGCTAAGCAGTGGTATTCGAGTAAGGGTAGCATAACAATCGTAAGAAGGAAATTGCGTTTACTTATTAGGAGCTTTAGGAATGAGGTTTATGGCTTGTAACGGCGTTAAAACATGGAAATCGTATTTACTACTTAATTTTGGGAAAGGTGAGAAAAGCAAAGGAGACTAACTGCAGGAAGGGTAATGCGTAGCGAATTAAAGATGCAGTGTCAAACTGAAAGTGAACACGAAGGGTTCATCAACAGACAGATATCTTAAGAGCAATAAAGGTAATTGCGAAAAGTGGTTATTTTGTGGTTTTCATAAGACTTTCGTTGAGAATAACATTCATCTTTTCAGTGAAATATCAGAgcttatttgaatttttgtttcaatttatgACTTGCTCTCAACCTCCGATATCTaaggaaaaaatatgaaaaccacaaagttcaatttctacAGTTGTTAGACCATGAGTATATTGCAAGTTTGTACTCCTTGTTGTTTAGCCAAAAGCTAAGAAAGTATCcaccataaacataaacaagtaTGTGTAAATTTGGGgagtaaaaaaatagttttaaagttTACTACCCAATTATACGGTACCTACATACACGTACTGCTCGAAGCCTCTAGGCTAACTGCAAACAGTAGAGAAAATAGAAACGTGTAGAAAAATGTGGCTATGCCTCCATTTTAGCAAAAACATAAACATTGGACCAACAACACACATGAAAAACATAATTTCAAACagagaaataaacaaaacttaCCGCAGGCTAAATAACTTACAAGCGCATGAGTAGACCATTGAAGCTGAAAAGTAGAAGTAAGACTACTTGTTGTCAGTAGACTTAGAAAAGAAAACAGTATGCCTTGGAACTTCCAAAGACGCTGTAGATACATAAAAACTGAGGACGCAGCGGAAAATTGGGTGAGTATTTAAGGCAACAGACGCTACGTTGGGATTAAACGGCCAGCAACCCCATATCAAGAGAGTAGACAGCCAAGCGTATATTTGCACAGGCGACGCACACCTTGGGGAGTTGGCGCTATTGAACGGCCCTGTATACAGCAACCTGTAGAGCACTCACCTGCATTTTCCATGGCCTGTAGACGTTTTCTTCcaaattcttttatattttattactttgtttGTTGCACATAAGACACATTCTGTGCTCTCGGCGGCAAATTGGAGCTACTTTCTCATtcctttttttcacttttacaaCAAAACGGCTACCGCTTGCGGTTTACCTCAGTATGTATCTGACCTTTTCCGGGTTTGAAATAAGAAAGAAACACATCTCCCACACCCGTCTGGTTTTCTAAGTCCGCTTGGTTGGGGTTTGTCTACTTACAACTTCATTTTGGTTTGAATGTGTCCCTGAGGAGCGAGCAGCCGACGGCAAAAAGGCGTCCAACAAACAAGCGAATGCAATTACGTATTTTAGGCATACATGGGGGTACATATTCTAATGGTGGCGGTTTGGAGCTACACAGGCTCCAATACCTTTCAGAACAAGGTACAAAGCGCACGCTTCCTTATTGCCTTGTGTTGGCTTTTGGTGCTCTTTAATTGTCTTATCGCTGCAATTGTGGCAAGTTCTTGTGTGTAGCGAGTTATTGCCCAGTGGTATTGTTTGGTTTtggtaaaatgaaaaatattattaacttgAATTATTTAACATAAGTCATGGTTCTGTTGTTGTTAACAAATTTTTCCGTATTACaccaaatatttctttattttgttaGTTTAAGCGGGAGGCACTTAAAAGAGCAATAAAAAGAATACTAAAAAGTTTTCCCTGCGCAAAAGTgcggaaattgaattaaattacttATTCAGACGCCCGGCGGCGCAGGGAGGAATAGGTAGCCACACTaacaaatgtatttagttaTGTACGTCTATTGTGTATCTTTTTTAGTGCCACCTCTTGCTGGAAAATTAAAGAtcctttgtaattttgtttggattggactttttcatattttttattgcaatccacaattccataaatttattataagcgCTACAAATTGTACAAAGACTTCAGTAATATTTTAACAAACTCTCTAATTAAATGGATGTTAATTATATttgaactataaatataaaaatatacatcttTATAGGTATATTTTCtgttaaattactaaaaaaaaattaataaaaaaaaaaaattaaatttaaaaataattaattaaattattgaaacaaaagaaacataaaaataaaaaacaattttcccATACCGGGAATCGAACCCGGGCCTTCCGGGTGAGAGCCGGATATCCTAACCACTAGACAATATGGGACTGTTAAACAAACGCTCACAAATGTTTCACTTGTTCGTCGCTCAACATGATATATTTACTCACCATACCATTTATATTCACCACTTCTATCTATACTGGGTATACCACATATATACACCACTTCTAACTGTATATGGTGAATACGaaagtgtagatatgtatgtgatcGGATATATTTACTTGTAAAACGTGTTGaaagaagatttattttacaaatcttGACTTTtcgttcaaaaaatatattaaaatctaagaaaattctcattttttactGACCACAATATGATTCATGCTAGATACATCACCCATCTCCTAGAATCGCATCATATTTGCCCAGTCGCCCCAGAGTTTGATGAGAAGTTTTGGCTCTGGGTTGCTAATGTATCAGTACtagattattaatttaatttaatttaatcacaagtacatttgaaattagcaaaatttctttgagttttcgtataatatttacttgctgtggaaatatttaatttttattaaaaattaatttattttacccaTTAATACTAAGTACCCACTATCTCTATGACAacttatacgagggctgctatatatatttctggcctaggcaacacttagtggtgccaggtgcaatctgacatttccattggaaagtttgacattttttaacataagatcactcagaacgttttgtcatttaatcgtgaattgttttatttacagggaattaaaaaattcatctcggccaaaaaatggacgcggattatcgcgacaagagtgcatagaaaatctttgtatggctttgaagcaccatcctatagcactgtgaaaaactggtacaaggaatgcaatcgtggccgacgctcgctcaaagacgaattccgtgaaggtcgtccaaaaacagccgttgtgccagaaaacatcgatgccgtacgtgaactgataatgcaagaccgtcatgtaacataccttcagatagagacaTGCCTAtgtatttctcccaccagcatacattcgatattgcatgaacacctgccCGTAAAATAGGTTtattctcgttggatcccgcacaatttgacaatcgcttaaaaaaggctcaaaaaaagtgcttcgaaaattggtttgagcgcatgcaaaagtgtataaatcttgatggagaatattttgaaaaacaataaaaccattttcgttgataaatattcctattttcattattaggccagaaatatatatagcagccctcgtagctAATAAGGCAattcatataataatttaattatgtacatatataacataaGAGCACTTATATGATTACAGTTATCAATTTGTAAAAACAGAATGTAAAGCTAGACTTCatagaatttaattgaatttattcagAACATGGATAATTCTGATCTAAGcggtttattaaattaaatgatgaaTATTATTTAAGGTCGTTTACTCAAAATATGACATATTGAAATGTTTTAATAGTCGAaacattatgaatatattcattGCTCATAGGAAAAGCAACTTATTGTTAAATTGCTAGGAGATATCTAGagaaaaattctacaaaaaaataactgtatatttttgaaacttggaacatgatTACGGTTTAGCTTAAAACTGGCCAGAGTCCATCAGAGTACAGATCAGTCATCTCTGACACAATTCTGGAATCAACTAGCAGGGATTATAGCAAAATTTGCAAACAATGAAGGTTTATTCAACCCAAAGGGTCAGTTGATGCTTTcatacaattattaatttttactcattcACACATATTTCGCAGAAGTTTCAAATGTTATTTAATCATTTCGTAATCGTATTACAATTGTGCTCTGTTTATATGTGtttattcgaaaataattttccgaagcaacaacaacagctctcCGTAAGCATAAATCAGACACTGTCAGTTAAATTAGCCCATAGTTTAGttaattgacaaacaaaaactttcATAATTGACAAATTACGAACAATTGTTCACTGACATTCTGccacaatttgaaaatgttgttgaaaaacTTTAGTGAACTGAGTAATTTATGGCACATGGCTGGCAAAATTAGTGTGAAAATTGTTGGTGATGAATTAAAAATCGGACCAACATATGTTTGTACGCATGTTCGAGTATAATGCGCATTAATTAGACCATGAATTTGACaataaataaaagctttcaTGTATTTCGATTATCCGAGTATAAATTCAAACTCCATTGTTTAGATAATTCAGTAACATTTCTGACCTCATTTGTTGAACACAAATCTGCGCGCATCCTTTTAAACGGTCACAATGCATACATTCTACATTTTGGTAACAATGGCGGCGCTCGTCACGTTGGCAGTGGTgggtacaaaaaatatataatatcttcAATTAATATGTAAAGATGCCAAATAGCTCGTACTATATCAATATTTTCCATGCCAGTGTCAATTTCCAGCCGATATGGAGAAATTCCATAAAGCTTGCATGGACGAAGCCAAAGTCACGGAGGAAGAACTGAAGCAATTCTTTCAAAATGGCATGAAAGCTGATGAagccaaggaaaatataaagtGTCACACAAAATGCTTGATGCAAAAACAAGGCATATGGAAGGATGGTGTCTTCAATGCTGATGCCAAAGTTAAAGAGCTCATGCAAATGCCAAAATTAAAGGGCCACGAAGCCGAAATCACACAAGCCATGAATAATTGTAAGAACGAGAAAGGTGCTAATGAATGTGATACGGCTTTTAAGATTACCATGTGCCTCAAGGAGTTTAGGTCAAAGAATCCCTAGGAATTCAAAGTTCTCTGCTCTACATGCTGCTTTTATCTGCCCTGGATTGTTGATCGATTGTTTTAAGAGAGTTCTCTATTAGAAAATGTACATCTGCTGATTTTTATATGTTATTTGGTATAAGggattaataaatatgaaatgtgtctattaaaaattaaaaaacatatttcggaATAATTTACTCTGTCGGAGGTATTAGTGGAAAATCCTGTGATAAGCAAACTCGTTTATATCATTTCCTTAATATTTTCTCTACTAAGATCTACAAATCTCAACCTTAATATAAGATTTCGATTCATGTTTTACTATTTAAtactataatttttgaatttatcaatttaaaattttttgatcgaccactcagaagtcgttttatccgttgtaaccgagcgatcatcgaagaaacatcaATTCAAATATGTCataagacaaaattagaaatgaagttcataaacctcacgctgtcagataaaacgatatacctcctcatcgcgggttcgaatactttcgatttgcaaagaaagtaaatgaagactgactacagaaatgatcctgtgaagtatagtcttagCTTAACAACGATCAGCACGcagtatttcaacaaaaataaatataaagtggTTGAGAAGTGAATTGTCACGAAAGAACTGTAAAAGCGACGATCGAAACATTCTTgagatatttatttaagaaacaaaaacaacaatcaccGAAACTCAGTGTGTGTAAAGAAAAGGTAGCTAGTACACTCGCAACCATGAGATGCTCACCCCACACTAGCGCGCTACTAAGCGTACGTGAGTAGGTAGCGTTAATatgtagtaacaacaacaatgttctttggtgaatttataaatttatttttaggctTTGCTATatcagtatatgtatatacatacatatcattaGAAATACcgagaaatattttgaattttactaGTTCAGTTAGTGTTAGCATTAAAGCAGTTTTTTCATGATAATTCATAAACAGTTTATTGCTTTTGGTTTGGCATTACTTGAGAGGTTACTTGACTCGAATTTTCACTTAATCTATTCACGTGCATAATGCACATTTAAACCAGATTATTACATGTgtacttatgtaaataaatacataggcCTAACATCAACTTATTGTTTTTGTCTTCCTCTTTATGGATAGCATGCATAACTgcagttttcatattttcccCTCTTTTTATGCTTGGCAAATATTCTGTTGATATTCTCACATTGTTTGTTGGCTAAGTGGAAAATTACTAATAATGTTAGTTATTaagttattaacaaaaaaaggaataaatagTGGTAAGGGTTGGGAAAAAAGACTTTCTAcaactcaaaataaaaaaaatattgaaatcaattACTATTTTACATATACAGGCGCTCGTTACCCACTTAGAGCTATGTAATCCGCAATCAACTAGTTACTTTACAACTCGTATGAACCGCAAGCGCAATTAGTCAGTTGACCGTTGTTTCATTCATACCAACCATTGGTAAATTTATGTGTTAAATTCATACCAGTTTGATACTAGTTTCGTACTAGTTAAAACCAGATACATTACTTAGGTAGTTCAATATATATTCTATTGTACCTGATTGTTTTAGTATTTATTCAAAttctctatatttttattatatactgaTTTACTGATTTAGTGATATAACTTTTGTCCTCTTTCTGAACCTACTTAGGAAAAGATTGGTACAAAACTAAAACTTTTCGGACTAGTTAGATTTTGGTTAAGATTGCCGAGTATATATTGGAGTATTTGGCTTATTCCAGGAATGGAGgccatgaaaatttaattaaacaagcacaatgttgtttttattgttgtctaGTGAACGTGGACTCAGCACGTCAAAGCTTTGACCGGCAGTAGCTAACAGCGGGTGGAAATGGCCGACTGTgggaagtaaaaataataatttcgggGAATCGAAATACGAAAGtattattgaattttgaatGAGAAATATGCGTGAACACAAGAATTCCTGCCAAAAGAGTAAACAAAGTTTAACATAACATgaaggaatatatataaattaaggtaCACTTTTCTTGGGGTTTAGAATACTTCCTTCAAACCAAAACCAACATTTACTCTTGGAGTACTATTATATTACTTCACACTATTTTTCCAATAAACTGTTTTTCCCGTTGAACCCGGATCTTGGAACCATTTTTCAATTCCATCATTGACTATCCGCCACTTAATTCtgaaaattctttaattaataCTAGCAAACTCAATCCAAAAaggatatgtaaatattttaaaatataaaattaagaaaaaaatattatttttattcagaaACTTCATAAACTTTAATCATCGTTAAATTCACTGCACAACCCTCACTTTCTCCAATATCGAGTTCATAATAGCGCCAGCCGCCACACCTCTGTGTCTAGCTGAATGCACGGATTAGGTTGCGGTCATCGATGGTTGGCTTTAATGGCAAATGTGCATGCAACGTCGATAACTgtgcatttatacatatttcttattgAAAGTAGTGCTCCAGTTATTGTTTGCCTCTCCTTGGCTTGCCTTGTGAAAGAGTTGCAGTCACTGTGTCGTGCTGTTTGCTCAGCCATAGAGTCAGCTATAAATGCAAGTGTAATCATATGAATTGGTCACGTGATTGCTggaatgtgtacatatgtatttacacagTGTGTTTGTTATAAAAACTTAAGTATACACTCCTGCAACTGTTA belongs to Zeugodacus cucurbitae isolate PBARC_wt_2022May chromosome 6, idZeuCucr1.2, whole genome shotgun sequence and includes:
- the LOC105211193 gene encoding general odorant-binding protein 56h; protein product: MHTFYILVTMAALVTLAVCQFPADMEKFHKACMDEAKVTEEELKQFFQNGMKADEAKENIKCHTKCLMQKQGIWKDGVFNADAKVKELMQMPKLKGHEAEITQAMNNCKNEKGANECDTAFKITMCLKEFRSKNP